The following nucleotide sequence is from Hirundo rustica isolate bHirRus1 chromosome 24, bHirRus1.pri.v3, whole genome shotgun sequence.
gctccagaggtGGGAGCACCCTTGGGAGCAGGGGAATCTCCTACCGGCGGCTCGGCGGCGCTGGGCTCGGCAGCCGGGCTCTCCGGGGGGCTCCCGGCCGGCCCTGGGGGCTCCGGGACATTCCCACTCCCCACCGGCGCATCCTGGAGGAAACCGGGACACCGCGGGAGGCTCAGGGTGAGCACGCTCCCGGTGCGGGACGGGGATGGGACAGGTAAAAACCCACAACCTGCGGCTGTTCCGGCCTCTCCTCAGCGCCTcggaggggagcagggggctggggaggatCCGGGGGCTGCGGCTCCTTCCTGGCCGCCGGCTGGCTGCTCTTGGAGGGGGCAGGAGAGGGCTTGGAGTGCGGCTTGTGCCCTGCAGGGTGGGGAACAGCAGGAGAGGCTCCTCACCCTGCCccgggagaggctggagagccccgaggagctggcacagggtCAGCACAGACCTCGGGGGGAACGGGGACACCACGCCCGGGGCACCACGGTCAGCTGCCGGTGGTGGCTCCTGCGGAAGCGGCGTCTCCCAGGCGGGCGATGGCTCCAGCGTCCCGGGAAAGCTCCTGGATTCCTGCgggagcacagccccagggtggGGGGGTGAGGTTAGGAGGGGACTCTGTGCAATCCCAGCCTAGGCAGGGACAGATCCCAGCGGTCCTGGTGTCCCTCACTGTCACCCAGAGCCCCCCGGGCACGGCACCCACCGGGGAGGGCTGGCGGGGGGCCAGGGTGGCGGCCGCTCCTCCTCGGGGAATTCCGGCCAGGGATCAGGCGGCGGATCCTGCAGGGAACGCGCTGGGTTTAGGCGGGGAACGGGAATTTTTAGGACTGCAGAGGGTCCCCACACACTGTCCTTGTCACCAGGGCAGCGACTGGCCCCCGCCCCATTTTAGCCACTCGGTCCCATGGCTGCCGccgcccccagcccagccactcCTCACCAGGTACCAGCACTCTTCAGAGCCGTCCTCGAGTCCTTGGAAATCTTCTCTGTCATCCCAGGGGGGCCATGGGGGGCGGCTGTGGGGTCCCCATCTcccgtcctcctcctccttccacgGGACATCCTCAGGGAAGGCTCTGGGGTCCCTGGGTCTGGGCTGCAGTGGGAACAGCCACAGGTGAGGACACATCCCGCTgggattttctgcttttcttgctgctcctcctccccactGCAATGACCCTTGGCTCCTTCTGCCTCTACTGCTCCGGGGGAAGCCCCTGCCTTGGGCTGTCCTGGATTTTTCGGTGAatccctcctggcagcaggatgCAGTTAGGAGGAAACAGCTCAGATTTCACCTAACTCTGAAAATTAGCAGCAGTGGAGGGGGGGTGGATGAGGCTGCCAGGGGTGGTGGAGAACACCGAGAGCAGCCTGGCTCAAAAATCCCAGAACGAAACCCCATGAGGATGCGAAACCCTGAGagcagctggcactggcagGAAACAGGGGCAGATGTTTCATGGGAGGAACCAGAGGGCAGCAATTGCTTTTTTAAGGGCAAATgcaacacaaaacccccaacgTCCCTCATTCCATGCCGGAAAAGCTGGACCCCACTTTGGAACAGCGGAATTTCCAGCACGGCCCTCCCAGGAATGAGTGTGGGTTCCTTTCTGGAGCGCTTTAAAGTCACTCCTGGAGGCTGAGGCAAAGAGATTTGCATGGGTCTGGGTGAGCAGCATCAATCTAAACTTCAAAATTGCTAATTAACCTTGAAACTATTAATTTAATAAACAGTGCCCTGGTTATCACCATCCACACTGAGCTGTAGACAACTGGTCGAGATCCTTTAGCCCAACCATCGCCATCCACCgaaataaaaaattcatttaacCCATGTAAGCGCATTTGTTTTGCCATTCTTAATCCTGGAGGGCGAAGCTTTTAAGGGAATCCTTTAAGACACAAACTGCTGGTCAGCTCCACAGCTGGATCCAGATGTTTCCAGACTCCTTTTGGGAATTCAGAAAGCCTTTCTGCATCTGGGGGTCCACGACTGGATCCAGACTCGTTTTGGGGAAGGAGTTTTGGGAGCCAGGGGCTCCTTTCTGAGCCTGGGGCTTCCCCAGGAGGGTCTCCCTGAGAAACTCCGGTGCTCTCACCATGCctgggacacccctgggacatctccccccagccctgccccttaCCGAGTGTATCCTGTGCTGGTGTCTCCTGTCCTGGTGCTCCCAGGGTGGCTGGTCCCAGGGTGGCTCATGCCAGGTGTCCTCGGGGCCGGGAGGGGGACACGGCCGTGACCCGTGCCACCACGGCCCGTGCTGCGGAGACACCAGAGCCGTGACACCCCCGCTGCAGCCTCGCCCCAAGCGGGGACGGGGTTGGAAGGAGCCCACCCAGCTGTCCTGGTACAGCCCAGATCCTCCCGAATCCCCCCTCCCAAACCGAGGCGGAGCAGCAGGAAGCCAGGCTGGTCCCGGGGAGCTCCTGCGCTCCCTCCCCGCTGCGGCAGCCCCAGGAGAGCCCCGGCCCCACGTTACCTCCCTGGGGAAGCGTCTCCTGCAGCCCGGCGGGGGGGAACATCCTGCCCGAGAGCCGCCCGGGGCTCCCGGAGCCGCGGGATCCGCTGGAAGGGAGAGGCTGGCTCAGCACGGCCCACAGGACGTCACTGCCGGCTTGGGGACATTGCCAGCCAGGTGCCACCCGAGGTGCTGCCAGCCCCGTGCCCCGAGCGCTGGGACACGGccagggacagtgggacacctccagagccacagggacacccccagggacactgggacacggcCAGATCCACTGGGACACCTCCAGAGCcactgggacacctccagggccACTGGGATACTGCCAGGGCCACTGGGACATGGCCAGATCCACTgggacacccccagggacacccccaggGCCATTGGAGTGGCCACCAGGGAGGacacagaggagctggggacacaAAGACCCTCTCGCTGTCCCCTGGAGGTGACACGGGGCTGGCAATGCCCTGGCAccccctctgcctgccccaggctctgcttgTCCCTGCCACGTGTCACCGCCAAGCCCGCGGGTCACCCGTGATGTCCCCAGGGGATGCCGGTGTCGGGACACGGGGGCTTGGATGAGTCCCCGCCAGCCTGAAACCCCACTTTTGTCCCTAAATTGCGGGGCGTCAGCCTCAGGTCCTGCAAAGCAGCATTGGAGCACGGGAGCGGAATGGGGAGCCCTGCAGGCCTGAACCCCAATCCTGAatccatttccttccctttacTCCAATCCTGCGCCCCTGGACCCGGCACCCCAAACCTGTAACTTTGCAACTGCACCCCgaccctgcagcccagccctgcaccccgATCCTGCAGcgctgcagcccagccctgcagccctgcaccccGATCCTGCAGCGCTGCACCCCGATCCTGCACCCCGATCCTGCAGCGCTGcaccccgctccccccgccccgcagCCGGGCTCATTCCACACCAATATCCGGCGGGAGCCGATCCCTGCTGAGGAGCTCTCCCGGAGCTCTCCCGTTCCTCTCCCGCTCCTCTCCCGTCCCTCCCCGCGGGagtttcccttcctcttcccatccCGCTCCCGGCGCTGATTCCGCCCCCGAGAGCAGCGGGAGCGCGCAGAGCCCGGGACGCGCCGCTCGCCTCATCCCCTGGGGCCAGAGAAACTCCTCCGGGAACCTCGGATCCAGCAGCGGGGTGGGATCGCATCAAAGACCCGCAAACTGCCGCCCATCAGCAGCCGGAGTCCCCGTGAAAGGGAGGTTCCTGCACCCCCAGGGCATGGAACATCCATGGAAGAGGAGATTCTGTCCCCCCAGGGTATGGAATATCCATGGAAGAGGGGATTGTGTCCCCCTAGAGTATGGAATATCCATGGAAGAGGGGATTGTGTCCCCCCAGAGTATGGAGTATCTATGGAAGAGGGGATCCCGACCCCCTAGAGCATGGAACATCCATGGAAGAGGGGATCCTGGGGTTCCTGCGCCTCCCGGGCGTGGAATATCTGTCCAAAGTGGGGGTCCCTGCACCCCCAGGGCatcaaccccccccccccagcccctgccaccaTCCCGCTCCAGCATCAACCGCTCCATGCCCGGGGTGCTCCCAAATTGTGCCGGGATACTTGGGGGAGCAGGATcgaggaggggacagggaagggtgggaagggtttggggagcaggacagggctcCATCGCACCCACCTTTGCTGCCGTTCCGGGGCAGCAGCGGGGACGGGCGGGAGCTGCCGCTGGCTGTCACCTCCCGCTGGCTGTCGCCTCCCCAAGGCGTCGGTCAGCTCCTGGCACCGCAGCCGGCTTTGGGCCCCAGCAGCCGCGGCTCAGGGGATCTCCCAGACCCGATCCATCCCTCCCCGGcgcctccagcctctcctcccccctgtccccccgtATTCCCGCTGGGAAcggcgctgccggggctggaTCAAGGCACAGCCATCCCGCCCTGCCCCCGGCGGATTTATCACCGTCCCCTGCCCCAGGAACACCCCCGGGAAGAGCTGTGGGTTTGGCTGGGACGCTCCGATAACGAACTGGTTTGAACTGGTCAGCCCGGCCGTGCGAATTCCTGGATCCACGTGGAGGTGAGGACAGCGTGACCTTCCAGGAAAGCGggaggaggtgagggaggaaagggaggctCCGGCTCAGCTCCCTGATTCCAAATGTTAATAACGGAGTGTGAAATACAAAGTTGTGTTTCGTGTCAGGTAAATAAAGGGAACCTGTGTAATTGTCACTGTGAAATTGTGAAATGCGACCTGAAGTATAGAAACGTGACGTAAAAGATTGGAAACTGCTGAGAAAGCTCATGAATATGGTCAATAAATACCAGCAAACCCAATAATCAGTGTGCAGCTGGAAAACCCCCACCACTGTACCCAGCATTGTTTTTGCTCATAATTTGCCACtttaattaataaattgaaTTACTGCTTGATATATTGGCTGTGTCAAGCTTCTCATTTTCAACAGGAGCGGGGAGAAAAGGGAGCCTCGGGGTGAATGTGCCGATTCCAGATGTCCCAGGGGtgctggcacccccagagcagcCCAAGGAGCCCGGAGCCTTGGGCCAGCCGCTTTTGGGGGGCCCTGACCCCCGAACAGCAGCAGAATGCAAACCCACACTCCCAAACCCTCCCCGACACGATCCCTGGGCAGAGGATGGCACGGGGGAGGACGACTCCCGGTGCGAcgggttaatgctttgttcattgaaatTGCAAACGTAGGACGAAACAACAGGAAATTTCATGACCTTTGATGAAATCCCTATATGTTATTGCTTAACAAGCGTTTGAGTTTCAGGAAAAGGAACTCCTATACCAAATAAGGAGACGAGTCGCCTAGGGGACATCTGAGGAAGACCCACTGCCTTCATCCGAGGAGCACCACGAGGCAGAAAACGACCCTCTAGCAACAAGGTGACACGTGCGCAGAGTGCTATGAAATAAACACGTCAACAGGAAAAGGAACTGTATAAAAAAGCGACTAAAAACCTGAAAACCGCGCGGCAGTTGGCGGAGCTCAGCCtcccctgtcgcccagcgctgcatttgcttatgccccgcttgctgtaattaataaaattctgatTGGGACTAAACCTcgagtcgtgcaatttataacaccggtgtcccagctgctcctcatctgtGGACTCGGCGGGttttgtaataaatgaaaacGATTCATGCTAATTGTAGCTGTATCagtattttagaaaacatttgtCATAAAGGAAAAGTGCATGTGATTAGTGTCACAAAGCAGACGGGCCCCTTGGCGGGTGTGAAAAAGATGcaggatgcagtttgagataagcaagagCTTCCAAGCTGGATTGGCCAAAGCTGGGACCGCGCCAAGGTAGGGAGATGGGCTCTCGGCAGGTGTTATGGGATACAGGGCGTCTTAAAATAGAACCGGCCCTGGGATGGACAAAGTCGGGACTATTCCAAGGCAGggagtttgggtggtggtttgatcCGTGAAAcacaagaattatttttttggGACATAATGCTTTGTTTTATGTGACAA
It contains:
- the LOC120762971 gene encoding basic salivary proline-rich protein 1-like, giving the protein MRRAARPGLCALPLLSGAESAPGAGWEEEGKLPRGGTGEERERNGRAPGELLSRDRLPPDIADPAAPGAPGGSRAGCSPPPGCRRRFPREHGPWWHGSRPCPPPGPEDTWHEPPWDQPPWEHQDRRHQHRIHSPRPRDPRAFPEDVPWKEEEDGRWGPHSRPPWPPWDDREDFQGLEDGSEECWYLDPPPDPWPEFPEEERPPPWPPASPPRNPGAFPGRWSHRPPGRRRFRRSHHRQLTVVPRAWCPRSPRGHKPHSKPSPAPSKSSQPAARKEPQPPDPPQPPAPLRGAEERPEQPQDAPVGSGNVPEPPGPAGSPPESPAAEPSAAEPPVELEAGQTPVGSQDQHPCALGTDPAPPEETSRHPEIQEHLEVEPCSPGVPEAGTAQGSHPQSPAAPPDPAKRELLESSSSGEAGAELSPHPWEQPPRGAGEAEAEAAQDGPLQSLQPPENPQVSPGSAAEPEAQPSQASPGACTTPETSLGPQHPPGSSETNPAVSALQQLCSVLPAPFPAGIDFRSAAVLAKKEQIELSYQQFSLTIAVVATMLLQKEPSMEAALGLALRANLRQRRIHHLQELEEFIDSYDLAAASL